The sequence AACATCATTATCTTCATCCTGACCTCATTAacgctcttgtggctgaatgagAGCAAATCCCCGCAGCCAGGCACCAAAATCTGGTGGAAAACTCTCCCAGAACAGTAGAAGCTTATAGCTGCAAATAAGTCAAGTCTTCTCTCTATTAAAGGGTTTCATTGTTGAGTTTTTCCTTGTCTAATATAAAGAGTCTAATGACAGAGGGTGCTGTATGTTGTACAAACTATAAAGCCATTTGAAGCAAATGTGCGACGTGTGCTTTGATTGTGAAACTGACTTACCACATATGAATGTGATGGttgtgtccacatacttttggccacaaAGTCCGTTATTACACaacttttctcactttttctccCCTTCTCAGTGTCTACTTCTGATCATTCAGTACACAGATGGCCATCTCACAGTTTAGCTTTCtcttacttgtttttaaaactgaagATAAATGGGGTTTCAGATTTCAAATGTTTGCCTAAACCAGACTAAAAGGAGAACGCCAATAAAGCCCTCCAACACTGAAATATGACCCTGCGTTGACTACTCACACACTAGAAACAATCATAGCTGAAATAAAACACCAAGATTTTAAGACCTTTTAAAAATCTAGCGGGGCgtatatttttaattgattacaAATATGAACTTTACAAACAAAAGATTCTCCTCTGACACTGCAACTAAATATCAAATGATTCATTATCTCATTAACAAAGTCTTCTCAGACCTTTACTGTCCCAAATGACACCCACGCCTTGTCTGATTCATGCACTTTTACACAAACTTACCGAGCATTTAATAGCTTGGATATGAAGAATGTGGATAACTAGCCTACATTCAGATTTCGGTTACTCGACCAACTGTTGCTCAGGATGTTTTATCATGCAGCTATTCGACTAAAATAAAAGCTGCGTTTCACGTTTATTTGTCTAGTATTTGTGTTACATGAAAATGCCTTCCTGAGATAACCGAAGCTATctgagaaggagaggaaaaaactTAAAGATGAGGACATTTAGAGAAACTTTGAGAAAGTTCATTCAAAGAGGGAGTGATCAATGTGTCAAAACACTCCTGACACTCGACCGAGTCTCCGAGGCCAGCTTCTGGagttctctctcctctcaacCTTGATGTACCGtgggcagaaacacacactcagctctgtgtgtgaatgtgtttgtgtgtgtgagttgggGTTATGGACGGAGTCATCAATGCGTTTATTTTTATAGGATCAAGACAGCTCCTTTGAACAGGCTGTGTTTACACCAGTTCAAATGCCAGCGTGCCCGTGATTCACTTTGACACAGCAGGCTAGTGAGAGGATATAAGGGAGGGGATCTGGGAGTGGAgatgtgtatgcgtgtgtatgttgttacatacatatgcatgttttttttcactgaagcATCACACGGTGGTTATGTAATGCATATAAATCTCTAATCAGAAGCGATTCAAAACACGCACACAggtatgcacaaacacactgaatgtgTTCTCGGTGTCAATCTGGATACTTGATAAATATTGTGGAAGGGGCACCAAGAACCTCCCACATTCAGCAGGTTgatcactacacacacacacacacacacacacacacacacacacacacactactccCACAGCCTCCATGAAGATTGAGTCTGATTGGTGAGCTGGCTGCCTCCACCATTTGCCCTGGGGCCAAGAACAGTGTGAAtacatcacacagacacacaaacacacaagcaacCTTATCTGTCCCACGGCCCCCCGTGGAGGCTACTAATGCCTGCTTGGTGAGCTGTCTGCCTCCCCCAATCTCTACACCAAAGCCAAGAAATTGTGTGATTCCAGACGCATAACTTATGCCCCGAGCTGCGCTCACAGCTTGGACTTGCAGATGACCTTCCATGGACCAGCTTTcggtgagtgtgtgttcacTTGGGAGCAGATGATGTGCATCATGGTGGAATTGGCTTTGACCCGTGTCATGGAGAGAGGACTGAGTAGTGAGTAAGGCCAGCCCACCCCAGCCCTGACATGGTTTATTTCACATGCAGAAGACCTCCATGTCTCATCCCACGTCCCACCCACATTCAGGATCGCACCTTCTCCTGAGAGCCGTTCCTAGTGTAGCCAATGTACAACTAGACCAAACACTAGACCATAGTGGCACATAGTGTCCTTCCAATTTGTCTCAGCGTTAGTGGCCTGCACAACATGAGTAGACAGCACCTTCAAACACAGCTTCTGTGCAAGGAAAAAGCCATATTACTTCTCTCTATTTGAGCATTGCTTTAAGGGACCGGTTcacaaatctgtcttaaaacaacagtcaggtgaaatcattcctcctgttcacactgaccattagaagatcgCTTCCGTAATGTGATTTCAATGTAAGTGGTGgaagacaaaatccacagtacttgttttgaaaaaaaagggatttaaaAATTTATCTGAACATAATGTTTGGATATCCTCCAAAATTATagtctttttaataaaaaaaaaaaccttccttGTGTCCTTGTGAAGGATCATAACAAagagagggaatttggcactaaaaagactgaattgATATGAGTGATATGGacgctgaagcctcatattatcttcaaataaacttttaaatacattttttttgagcggaccatcacttatattgtaaggGCATCATGAATGGATgtcttaatggccagtatgaacaggaggagcGATTACAGCAGTTCATTTTGGGCACccgactattgttttaagacagatttgaaaaattgtgaacctgccctttaatgAATGTAAAACGAAAGGGATTGGTGGAAGATGGAAAAGGAGGATTGGTTCATGTGCGTAAAATGTacctacagtataaacagcCGAGATattctgctgctctgtttccACCGTCAGTAAATGTTTATGTGTCACCTTGTCTGGCTGTGATCACCTCTACAGGTGTGTCTGTTTAGCTCTTAACACCTGACATTTGGTATGTGGGCTTAAAACAGCCCAAACAAAAGCTGTAAAAATGCTAACTGGATGTaacctacagtatatgttgtCCCACGGTAATTTGTCACCGGTATGTCATCTCTGCCCCCTGCAACAAATGTAAGCAGTCCATATGTTGCGTTAGATCACTTCGCTCCACCGCTGGGCCCCCCTTTCATGGTCATCTGTTGTTCTGAATTGTAGGCGGCTCTCGGCTTCTTTCCAAGCTGGCCTACACTAAATGAGACAAGTGACTTTGGCTTTAATGCCAAATGAGTTTTCCCACCTCGTGTCCTCTCCTCCAACCCCCCTGTGAGCGCACGTGCCACTGTGaaatccacacaaacacaaacagtctcaGTAACCAGTCATGCGTTTATTGttactgtttcctaatgagAAACTGTTCATTTATTGTCATCAAAAGCCTTCATCCCACCTCCATCCTTCATTCTCAGTCGACCCACACTGTGCTTTGTCTTTAAGGATGAACAGAGATGTTACTTTAACAGACTACTAAGCTATAACTTAATACAAGTACGCTACACATCTTGAAAGACTACTTTCTCCATGTTCAGAATCTACTTTAAACACTTCTGAAAACGATACAGGTGTCTTTAATTATCTCTGCTCAATAAGTAATAATCTTATCTTTGACAGACAATGATGCGTTACATTTTTAGGTAACGCAACAGTGACACAGTGACAAAAGCCGCCCTGCCACTGCCTTTCTTGTCGCTTCCTCCGGTGACTCTTCCCCCTCCTCCCGGGGTGACGTAGAGAGGATCCTCCGCTGCCCACGGTCGTGGGCGACGAGCCGGCCGCGGGTATAAACGGCTTCCCGGGACTCCTGAACGTCACTCCCTGAAGCCTCAGCGACTCGTTCACCAGAGCTGAACATCAGCAGAGATAGCAGCAAGCAGGCACTTCCTCGCCGCGCAGGCTAACTCGCTTTCGGCTTTGGTTCGAGATGCAGACCCGTTGGACCATGAGGGCCTCCAGCGCCCACAACTTTAAGAGTGAGTTTCTCTTCATTGTGTATCTGCAGAGTGTTCGTTTTGCAAACGCATGTCTATGATTTAGTCggctttaaactttaaaatcacAGTATTTTTTCCTATGTGATTCTGAGTATCAGCAGCCGTGTATTTCTGTGGAAGACTGCTGAATTTATATGTTTTACGGTACTTTTACGCACAGTCATTTTGcgtttattttaaattgtttaccAAAATTTATACATTGATCAACATCGCTTGAATAGCTAAATTGTGTTTGTCAGTTATGGATGTTATGAATGTAGCCAATAGAGGAGATCAGAGGTGCGGACTTTTTGGGGTATTTTGTGCGTAAATGTGGTCTGTCAACTAAAAGCTCAAGAGCAGATCTATAACCGTCCATTTATTTGTGAAATTATGTGATCAAAGTTATTTGTTTTGACTCTCCTGCAGAGTTTACCGAAATCAAATCTCTCCATATCTCCTTTACGCATAGAGAGATGTTGGCATGATTCATGTGCGCATGAAACTGAACTTTATTCTTCATCTCACGTCGACTTTGGGGGTAAATAAGACTTAGATTCTAGAAAGGTGTCTTATTCCACATAAACGCCCCAACTCCGGTTCTCCCTCAGCGTCCAGCTCAGCTAATAGTCGAACTTGTTAAGAGGTCAAGAGGTGAGCCGCTGGAAAATCTTGCGCGCAGCAGATGAATGGGAACCTCATTATTATTTCATGCATGTACTTTTCCCGTGGGGGCGCTTTTTGTGCGCCGTTATCCGAGCTGTGACAAGAAGCTGtagaattattaataagaaCCGAAACTGATCCGGGTCCCGTTACTGGTTTTACGCGTGCCCACTGGGTTGCAAACCTCTCAACGGAAGCATCCTTTTGCTGTAGATAGCTTGAGAAGTAGGAAACCAGGTTAATGTAATGCAGTGAGACACGTGTGGTTTTCTGTCTCTTATACATCTGTATTGTAgatgtctgttgtttttctctattCGGCACTGCTGACATCAGGGTTATGCAACTTTGCAACAACAGTCATGGACACCTGTGTAAAATGATCAGGTAGATATGAAAGGGTGAATCATTTCTGTAATGTAATCCAGTGAATTATACATGAGCCCCAAAGTTCTGGGGACCATCAACAAGTCACGGATGAGAGCGCTGCAGTGCCAAAAAGAATCACTGACAACAGCAACAGgcttgacagacagacagaataaaAAGCTGCCACTAAAAGCTGAAATCAaactctctttctttgtctgtcaCTCTTTGACACACATAATGTGCACATTCTCCAAACCAGGACTAACTACTGCAACAAAGGCTCTTTGCTGCTGATCTGACCATATATTATGGTCTTTTTCTTCTCAGGAAAAATAATCACCTCTTTTTCTTCCCCTTCTCTTTGTCTCAGGTGGACTGTCTCTGTGGCTGATTCTGTGGCTGGTGGTGGTGAAGCCAGGCGGGGTGACTGCATGCCCCaggctatgtgtgtgttaccctACGCCCATGACGGTCAGCTGCCAGTCCCAGAACCTCACCATAGTGCCGGCTGGTGTGCCCTATGACTCACAACGTGTTTTCCTGCAGAACAACCGCATCACAGAGCTTCGCGCGGACTCCTTTGGCTTCGAGACACAGGTGAGAAAAGCactttgtgtatatatatatgtgtgtgtgtgtgtgtgttgcactgttGAATTTCCTGGCAGTATTTTGAGATATTATGAAAACTCTTAAATGTCTCCTCTCACATCCCATTATCTTCTCTTCATTCTGTGCAGGTGCTTTGGCTATATGGCAACAACATCACATGGATTGAGGCCGGGGCCTTCAGTAACCTCAGGGTGCTGGAGGAGCTGGATCTGGGCGATAACCCCTCGCTGCGACACCTGGAAGGTGGAGCCTTCAGGGGCTTGGAGAAGCTGCAGAGCCTGCACATGCACCGCTGCAAGCTGGCTACTCTCCCCCATGACCTCTTCCACAAGCTGTACAGCCTGCAGTTTCTCTACCTGCAGGTAAAGGCAGCAtccatacacacaaaaacatacatgcacagatACATATTGGATAGTCATGCATGATGAGAATGTACATATGATGCTTGCAGAATCGGGTTATGGACACATCAGTCACTTTACAGTTGCCCACATGCATGCAAATGTTTTTACCGCACATGTAGTTTAACTGAGatgcacacagcacacagtcacaaaaattcagactgaaaatacacataagtaaatattaaaacaccCCAAAGATAGAGAATCAAATAACACACTGCAATTAGCACTTCTCAGTAGTgtcaaaacaaaagagaaattcAGTTATCATGTTACTAATGTACAACAGATTGAAAGCAGTGAAGAGTTGCACAATTCTCCATGCACAAATAAATGAGTGTATAACACACAAAAGGGAGCATGAGCCCAAATGTTTCCTCtcaacagcagagagacaaaccAAATGAAACTACAAACTGAGACCTAGGAACAAGCTAGATGCCAAAAttggatgtttttaaaaaagagacatGGTCTCCTCTTTTGATAGACCAAtagacaaatgacaaaaatgtataaaaccaaaacaacaaaatatatcacaaaGGAAAATCTCTcaaaatttcttctttttgaagGTGTTTGTGTGCAATTGTGTTCTAAGGACCTTACAAGTACTGTATACTTAACCTTTTAGCCACAATTTCTTGCAATGCTTAGCACTATTATTTGgattgattttctgtgtttcaggcAGCCTCTAGCTTCCATTAAATTCAGTGTACTCTGTAAAAATTGGCTCTCAAGACACGGCCTGTATTTATCATCACGTTTTGGCAGCTGACAGTGAGATCTCAGCTGCTGGAGTGTCCTACAATCCACCCAACTGAGCTTGAATCCAAATAGGTCCCTgccaagaaaataaattaaaaaaaaatccctcccACATTCAGTGTGGTTTCAGTCGGTAGAGGTCAGTTCTGACCGCTGCAATGCTATTACTCACAAGGATGTTCCTCGTGTTCCTCAAGTGCACATGTATGGTAACGTCACAGGAAGTGAgggatttttttccctcctacGAGTGATTTAGATGTTGGACTTGACTTCAGTGATTCTTAGAAGGAAAATAATATCACACAATTAGCCATTATACCTATcagaaataattaatcaatgaataaaCATACTTTGTTATATATGAAAGTATGTTATTGACATCTATAGTCCGACCAgattcaaacaaaaacagctaaattTGCAAAAGTGCTATTTGACTATTTTGCTTCATTAGCCACGGTTTCTAATGAATTCTAACTTCTGAAGAATCTGAGatctaaattaaaacatttaagtaaaaCTTAAAGATCTTTTTGCCATCAACAACTAATCCCAATTTGCTTAATTTTCCCACGTGATTAAATCttcttgtattttgtttttgcttcagGAGAATCAGCTCCACTTTCTGCAGGATGACCTGTTCTCCGATCTGGTCAACCTCACCCATCTCTTCCTGCATGGAAACCGTATCCGCGCCCTCTCCGAGAATGTGTTCAGAGGCCTGGTCAACCTAGATCGCCTTCTTCTCCATGACAACCGCATCAGGCAGGTCAACCGTCGGGCTTTCCGTGACCTGGGTCGCCTGACCATTCTTTACCTGTTCAACAACTCCCTGGCTGAGCTGCCAGGCCAGGCCATGAAAGACACCCAGGGCATCCAGTTCCTCCGCCTCAACGGTAACCCCTGGTCCTGCGGCTGTGAGGCCCGTCCCCTCTGGGAGTGGTTCCGCAAGGCCCGCATCTCCTCTTCTGAGCTCATGTGCACCTCACCATCCCAACGTCGCGGCCAAGACCTCCGATTCCTCCGTGAGCTGGACTTCGccctctgccctctgcctgaCCCCGGCTCCCTGGCTGGAAGCACCACGACCACCTTCAGCACCAAGACCCGCTGGTGGTTCTCCAAGCACAAGCCCGCCTCCTCATCCAAGGCCTCGTACCAGAAGAGCACAGAGACGGTGAAGGCCTTCCCTTTCTCCGCGGTCAAGCCTCAGTACCTCCCCAAAACCCCCTCTGAATCCTTTTCCTCCAAGTACGAACTGTCGGAGGATGAGGTGGCTCTTCCTAAGCTCGATCAGGAAGAATACTGGGCCAACTACGGCAATGAAGATGCCTCCATCCGCTGCATCGATCTGGAGTGCCCCCCAGGCTACGACAATCCAGCCTTcccatcctcatcctcctccttaCCCACCAgtgcctccctcctcctccacctcctctccctctctgtagTCACATTCTCCCTACATTTCCTGTTTGGTTGAActcttctctcctccacacTCCCTTTTCTCCTCTGATTTCCCCTCCCCTGCTCTTTCCAACTCTAACAAAAACCTGCATCTTGATTCCTTTCAGTTACCTCCTTAAGGTGCAGGGGGCGCTACACTGACGCAGGAGACAGGCaaggcagcaggcagctgttttaaagAGCGAAGATCAGCGGAGTTGATGTAGAGCAGAACATGATATCATTGTTGAAGTAGCTGCTGCTCACTAGTACAGGCTTTTATAAAAGCAGGGATCAGACAGACCCTGTTAGTGACAGTACAAAGGCAGAAACCTACTACAACATTATGACATGATAGAGACACATCTCACAGTAAGCTGGTGGGgtcttcatgttttttaatatcACAGCTGTTGTGCGGCAGCAAACAACGCAGGCGTTGTGACTCGTTCTCTACGGCTATTTTCTATATCAGCTAGTGCTCCACTGCTAACATTTTCCctcatttatttctttcatcATGAATAAAAGTGGTGATTAATGATGTTATTTGACAGTGTAATAAAGAGGTGGATTAGCACAAAGGACTAGAAACttggaagaaaaggaaaaaatagaGAATTATTGGGagaagtaaaaagaaaatcaatacagTGAGAGTAGTGTGAGCTTAAGATATTCATCTGGACACAGAGAGGGATGGAAAGATTATTAGATCTGCAGCCAAGAGTGACTCTCCTTCAGATTCAAACTCCTGTGTGATCCCCAAGAGATGCCAgcaaaccaccaccaccacccacactTGTATATACAACACACATCGCTGTACTTAAACtcatttctctgtattttagTCTAGCTGGATttctacttttcatttttatcactaTTTATTAAGCTACAGCTTATGGTGATAGAAGAGATACTTGGATTGGACATGAAAAGCAGAGAAATGAAATGTGGAAACTCGTTTTCACCCCTCGTGTTTTTCAGTCTTGTCTCTTCCTCTCAGACAACTTGAAAACCTGTTCTTGATTTTCTAGTCAGATTGGAAACTAAGAAAAACTAATGAGATTAAATATATCAGAGATCACTTTCAGCTTAAACAGAGAAACGGTGTGATTGGAATTGGACTGTTGTAgactaaaaaaacaaagtctCAAGGAGACCAGTTTGATTAAATCTCTCATTAGACTGAGTGCCTGTGTGTAAGTGCCTGTTTAACCCTTAACAATATGTCCTCTCTCTGTCCGTCgatctgtctgtctggttgTGATCAACCAAACTGACGCAGAAATTGCTATAAAACAACTCCTACGCAGCCCTTTGTGTTGTTTAAAGCCTCAGGTCTCAGTTTTAACAGCTCATGTTACATTATATACTTTAACCTGCTGTTGGTCTGcattactgtatgtattgtgtgtgtatttcacttttatttggattgaaagttttaaaaaatccctTATGCATCCATAAATTCACCCAGAACAGTGTGTGGATGTAAATAGGTGAACTGCTTTTCTActattttctgaaaaaaaaggaaaatccaaGGGTTTTGTTTGTGATATATCTGTATTTTATGGTCCTATACATATCATAAAAAGACCATGATCATGTACTTTATTAGTGTACGTTTCTtacttcagtgtgtgtttttcagtagAAGGGATGGGTATTTACTCAGCAATCTGTTCAACACAATGCCAATCCAACCTGATTGTGATCAGCATTATTTATTGAGGCCATACGTCCCAATGTCAATCCCACATGTTAAATCCAACCAATCAACCATGACTGTGAGTTTCTGCATAGGACGAGATACTGTGACACTATTAGATGCTGTATTTTTCAATGGAAACCTGGTAGGAAagtgtttttgctttattaaaaaataaagaaactatCAAAGAGAAGTGAGTAggtgtttctctgttgtttcactgttttctttgttctctaAGGATGCCGCAGAGGAATACAATAAAAGGCCAGAGTAGGCACAtaagcacaaacacaatgtaTACAGATAAGACATCTTTAATTGATTCTGAAGAGAACTTTTATACGGCTATTATGTTAAACTctcacaatgaaaacacatcaagACTAGAGAATCACAAGCATGaattttgttattgtaatatCATCTTAGCTGCAAGAGGTCTGTAGGTTTGACGTCTGATTAACTGACTGAACATCCAATTAAGAGCAGGATAGTCGGGAAATTGTTTCTAAAGAGATATACGTCATAGTCCTCCTTTTAAACCCCTTAGAATAAGGAGGTGGTGtttgatgtgtgtctgtgtgcgcaCACAAGTGTGTGAAGTGCAagtttgtgagtgtgtttggtGAAGGTCACCAGCAGTGGTGCAAGAAgttttcagatcctttacttaagtaaacgtaccaatacagtaatgtaaaaatactccattgcattaagtaaaagtcctgcatgaaaatcctacttaagtaaaagtacataagtattagcagcaaaatgtgcATAAAGTATTAAAGTCAAAGTACTCATTTCATCCCTCTGAgtgatatattattacatatgacatcattagattattaatactgaagcatcagtgtgtaagcagcatgttactgttgtagctgctggaggtggagctagtttgaactactttataaaCAGTTAGcaagtttagtccagtggttcccaacctaggggtcggacccctccaaagggtcaccagacaaatctgaggggtcgtgagatgattaatgggagaggaaagaagttctgatacacaaatctgttttcagttgttggactttttctctaatctttgatttttggtgaaatattgaatcaactgaatgaatgaaaccatgtgagaagtttagagggaaaaatcactatttggtggagctgttaacaactcatagacatctgaaatgtgaccccgactacacactgctttttgtaagatgtcaaaagccaaaaaggttggaaaccactggtttcatttttaacaatgttttgtattttaaaagcttgttatattatccattgtgtcaaaacttcatctgaaaagtaactaaagctgtcaaaaaattgtggtggagtagaaagtacaatatttccctctgaaatgtagtttggaggaaatataaaatagcagaaaatggaaatactcaagtaaagtacaagtacctcaagaTTGTatgtaagtacagtacttgagtaaaggtatttagttactttctaccactggTCACCAGCCTCAACTGTGTTCACACCTCATCTCAATCACTTTGCTCACCATGTGTAGAAATAAGCTATATTGGGCCATATTATACACATAGAGGGATGAATGAGCTGtctgtgaatgtatgtgtgtgtgtgtttggggtggGGGGGCGTGCTGAGAGGTATGATTCAGGGAAGGGGCCAGGATGAAAATGTGACTTGTGATTTATCCCGGAATCAGCACACCCCCACAACAGATTAACTTtcaccatgatgatgatgatgatgatgataatgatgtaCATACTCATGCATGTGTTTGCGGGTACATGgacacatgcaaatacactttcatgtgtaaatacacacacatacactcatggAAATTGTAAAGTTCATTGCAGTTTGTTTAAACAGGCTATAATCACCTTGAGTCTCATTTGTTTTGTCCTATATCTCACAAAtgattcatcattttcacaCCTTACTTTGCTCTcacctttccttccttctcttttatttttctcccttCTGTGAGCGTTGCAGTCATAGTTTGGATAAATCATCAAACCCACATACATTCTTGTCCTTAACAGTGGCCTTATTTCAGaacttttcatttcttttgctttatCATTTGCCACATTTTTGATCACCTAATAGTTCTGCTTTGAGATAAAATTCTGCAGGTGTAGAATATAAATGTAGGTATATGTTCTTGTTGTTAATCACACAGATGTTTGACTTTGATATTGAATGTCCAGTGTTGTTGGGGTTTGATTATTCGTTGTGGTTATTGTCCTGCGATTTGATGGAGAAACAACAGGGTTCAAGAATCTTTGTGGTCTCTCGATCCGGCAGAAAGCGTCGCTTTTTCTAAGAAAAACAATCTCACTGTTAAGGAAAAATTCAATgtaaaacaccttttttttattagatttaaCTTACAGGTATACATTATGAACAGTAGAGAATTGGTTTTATAATTTAAGTATTATTGTGTACTTATTCCAGAAGTCTATTTCTGTGTTCGGCACAGGGAGTTCTTGCTGCCAAGCCCTCCAGGAGTGCTGGCTTGGAGAGAGATAACAGTCTCTCTCGTGTGTCTGTGCTGGTTTTCATCTGCACAGCATCCATAAGCACAAAGTTGCCAATAAATCTTCCATTTATGGGTCAATTTTGTTGTTTGGAGGTGCTTATTTCTGCAGATATCAAGGTGCACAAACAAGGTGATTTGCAGTCATGTCCATATTTTGTGGATGTTGCAACTACAGACATTTTCAGCTATCAGAAAAGAATCACTTGTAAacattaaagtccccctctacccaaaaaaagtgtttttcttcttgttatttcccttggatgtttgagtgtcactgtgcagaatgatgtatgtgcagagttttacactagaaggctgttttcacatttatctcaACCTATGACTGTGATTTGTGACATAAAGACTAGTTTGGAACCAGTCGTGGTCCAGAATTCAGCTTATACAAAAGTAATGTGGAAAGTTGAAACATCCAGTGCACagacactgagaatggacttttcagtgaggTAGGAGTCATCTTGTGTGCAGCAGttgaacttttgaaataaaaagtatttaaacATTCATAAATTCTGGGgaaattttgtggaaaaaacacattagacacaaattattattcaaacgagagtatttttatatatctttaaATATGTCTGGAGGGTATATTTAAGGGTTTAATGTTGGACCAATGTCCAACCCTGATGGAGACAGAAGAGGCAAGAAGATACCAAATCTCACATCAAGAGACAAGAATGCAACACCACCAGAGCCATGCTGTTTTTTGAGGGagtgaaatttgtttttctcaggTAAAATTACTTGCTGTCTTAGTCCCCAACATGCTATTGCTACTATCCACAGTTATCGCTTTCTTTTAACTCCGAAATGCTGACTTTAACAAGCTAACACCTGCTTTCTGGTGCTTGGCAACCTGGAAAATGTGGGGAAAAACACTCGCATTGAGGCTGGTTGGGGAAGGCA comes from Thunnus maccoyii chromosome 8, fThuMac1.1, whole genome shotgun sequence and encodes:
- the LOC121902010 gene encoding reticulon-4 receptor-like 2; the protein is MQTRWTMRASSAHNFKSGLSLWLILWLVVVKPGGVTACPRLCVCYPTPMTVSCQSQNLTIVPAGVPYDSQRVFLQNNRITELRADSFGFETQVLWLYGNNITWIEAGAFSNLRVLEELDLGDNPSLRHLEGGAFRGLEKLQSLHMHRCKLATLPHDLFHKLYSLQFLYLQENQLHFLQDDLFSDLVNLTHLFLHGNRIRALSENVFRGLVNLDRLLLHDNRIRQVNRRAFRDLGRLTILYLFNNSLAELPGQAMKDTQGIQFLRLNGNPWSCGCEARPLWEWFRKARISSSELMCTSPSQRRGQDLRFLRELDFALCPLPDPGSLAGSTTTTFSTKTRWWFSKHKPASSSKASYQKSTETVKAFPFSAVKPQYLPKTPSESFSSKYELSEDEVALPKLDQEEYWANYGNEDASIRCIDLECPPGYDNPAFPSSSSSLPTSASLLLHLLSLSVVTFSLHFLFG